In one Cyclopterus lumpus isolate fCycLum1 chromosome 24, fCycLum1.pri, whole genome shotgun sequence genomic region, the following are encoded:
- the mut gene encoding methylmalonyl-CoA mutase, mitochondrial, with product MLTAQRSCAATAARRLVRASVSSIHASAACRDPGELHPEWARLAKKQLKGKNPENLIWRTPEGLNIKPVYTKADSEGRPDELPGVFPYTRGPYPTMYSNRPWTIRQYAGFSTVEESNKFYKDNIKAGQQGLSVAFDLPTHRGYDSDNPRVHGDVGMAGVAIDTVEDMKMLFDDIPLEKMSVSMTMNGAVIPVLAMFIVTGEEQGVSKAKLTGTIQNDILKEFMVRNTYIFPPEPSMHAIADIFAYTCKHMPKFNSISISGYHLQEAGADAILEVAYTIANGLEYCRTGLKAGLTIDEFAPRLSFFWGIGMNFYMEIAKLRAGRRLWATLIKENFQPQNDKSLLLRTHCQTSGWSLTEQDPYNNVVRTVIEAMAAVFGGTQSLHTNSFDEALGLPTVKSARIARNTQIIIQEESGIPKVADPWGGSHMMEALTDDVYNTALKFIKEIEEVGGMARAVAEGIPKLRIEECAARRQARIDSGSEVIVGVNKYRLEKEETVEVLAIDNTAVRQKQIEKLKKVRESRDPEASKKCLAAIEECARTGEGNLLALAVEAARARCSVGEITDAMKTVFGEHKASTRMVSGAYRSEFGEHEEIVGTLNRVAEFKKHEGRNPRLLVAKMGQDGHDRGAKVIATGFADLGFDVDIGPLFQTPLEVAQQAVDADVHCVGVSTLAAGHKTLVPELLKELRKLNRPDILVICGGVIPPQDYEFLYRSGVCAIFGPGTRIPQAAVAVIDSIEKSLENIRQAM from the exons ATGCTGACTGCACAGAGGTCGTGCGCAGCGACGGCGGCCCGGCGACTGGTGAGAGCCTCCGTCTCCTCGATCCACGCGTCCGCGGCGTGTCGGGACCCAGGCGAGCTGCACCCGGAATGGGCACGCCTGGCTAAGAAACAGCTGAAGGGGAAGAACCCGGAAAATCTGATCTGGCGCACGCCCGAGGGACTCAACATTAAGCCCGTGTACACCAAAGCAGACTCGGAGGGCCGGCCAGATGAATTGCCAGGAGTGTTTCCCTACACTAGGGGGCCCTATCCCACCATGTACTCCAACAGACCTTGGACTATCAGGCAGTATGCTGGCTTCAGCACTGTGGAGGAGAGCAACAAGTTCTACAAAGATAACATCAAAG CTGGGCAACAGGGTCTCTCCGTGGCGTTCGACCTCCCGACACACCGCGGCTACGACTCGGACAACCCCCGAGTGCACGGCGACGTCGGCATGGCCGGGGTCGCCATAGACACCGTCGAAGACATGAAGATGTTGTTTGACGACATCCCGCTGGAGAAGATGTCCGTTTCGATGACTATGAACGGGGCGGTCATCCCCGTGCTGGCGATGTTCATCGTGACCGGCGAGGAGCAGGGAGTGTCTAAAGCCAAGCTCACCGGCACCATTCAAAATGATATTTTGAAGGAGTTCATGGTACGCAACACCTATATTTTCCCCCCGGAGCCTTCCATGCACGCCATCGCAGACATCTTCGCTTACACCTGCAAG CACATGCCCAAGTTCAACTCCATATCCATCAGCGGCTACCACCTTCAGGAGGCCGGAGCCGATGCCATCCTGGAGGTAGCCTACACCATCGCTAACGGCCTGGAGTACTGCCGCACCGGTCTGAAAGCGGGCTTAACCATCGACGAGTTTGCCCCGAG GTTGTCGTTCTTCTGGGGCATCGGGATGAATTTCTACATGGAGATTGCCAAGCTGAGGGCGGGCCGGAGGCTGTGGGCCACGCTCATCAAGGAGAACTTCCAGCCCCAAAACGACaagtctctgctcctccgcaCACACTGCCAGACCTCAGGCTGGTCCCTCACCGAACAA gACCCGTACAACAACGTGGTCCGGACCGTGATCGAGGCCATGGCCGCCGTGTTCGGGGGCACCCAGTCGCTTCACACCAACTCGTTCGACGAGGCTCTGGGTTTGCCCACCGTGAAGAGCGCTCGCATCGCCAGGAACACCCAGATCATCATCCAGGAGGAGTCGGGCATCCCCAAGGTCGCCGACCCCTGGGGGGGGTCGCACATGATGGAAGCGCTCACGGACGACGTCTATAACACGGCTTTAAAG TTCATTAAAGAAATTGAAGAGGTGGGAGGCATGGCCAGAGCCGTGGCGGAGGGCATCCCCAAACTCCGCATTGAGGAGTGCGCCGCTCGCAGGCAGGCGCGCATTGACTCGG GATCAGAGGTCATTGTCGGGGTGAACAAGTACCGTCTCGAAAAGGAGGAGACGGTGGAGGTGCTCGCTATAGATAACACGGCTGTGCGCCAGAAACAGATTGAAAAGCTGAAAAAG gtgagagagagTCGTGACCCGGAGGCCTCAAAGAAGTGCCTGGCAGCCATCGAGGAGTGCGCCCGGACCGGCGAGGGCAACCTCCTGGCTCTGGCCGTGGAGGCCGCGCgagcgag ATGTTCGGTGGGTGAAATCACCGACGCCATGAAGACGGTGTTCGGTGAGCACAAGGCCAGCACCAGGATGGTGAGCGGGGCTTACCGCAGCGAATTCGGGGAGCACGAAGAGATCGTCGGGACCCTCAACAG AGTTGCAGAGTTTAAGAAGCACGAGGGCAGGAACCCTCGCCTGCTGGTGGCGAAGATGGGGCAGGACGGTCACGATAGGGGGGCCAAGGTCATCGCCACGGGGTTCGCTGACCTGGGCTTCGACGTGGACATCGGACCGCTGTTTCAG ACGCCCCTCGAGGTCGCCCAGCAGGCGGTCGACGCCGACGTGCACTGCGTCGGCGTCAGCACGCTCGCCGCCGGGCACAAGACCCTGGTGCCCGAGCTCCTCAAGGAACTGCGGAAGCTCAACCGGCCGGATATCCTCGTCATCTGCGGAGGCGTCATCCCACCGCAG gaCTACGAGTTCTTGTACCGGAGCGGCGTGTGCGCCATCTTCGGCCCGGGAACCAGGATCCCGCAAGCCGCCGTGGCGGTGATCGACAGCATCGAGAAGAGCCTGGAAAACATCCGGCAGGCCATGTGA
- the fkbp1b gene encoding peptidyl-prolyl cis-trans isomerase FKBP1B, whose amino-acid sequence MGVEVETISPGDGRTFPKKGQACVVHYIGMLQNGKKFDSSRDRNKPFKFKIGRSEVIKGWEEGVAQMSLGQRAKITCTPDMAYGATGHPGVIPPNATLIFDVELLKLE is encoded by the exons ATGGGCGTGGAAGTCGAGACGATATCCCCCGGTGATG GAAGAACATTTCCAAAGAAGGGCCAGGCATGTGTTGTGCATTACATAG GCATGCTGCAGAACGGGAAGAAGTTCGACTCCTCCCGAGACCGGAACAAGCCTTTTAAGTTCAAGATTGGACGGAGTGAGGTCATTAAGGGCTGGGAGGAAGGAGTAGCACAG ATGAGCCTGGGCCAGAGGGCAAAAATCACCTGCACACCAGATATGGCTTATGGCGCGACGGGCCACCCCGGGGTCATCCCCCCGAACGCCACCCTCATATTCGACGTGGAACTGCTCAAGCTGGAGTGA
- the opn8b gene encoding opsin 8, group member b, with translation MDIYSSTLSSAVDIGAGCYLLFVAVFSIVGNLLVLVMAVKRSSRMKPPELLSVNLAVTDLGAAISMYPLAVASAWKHRWLGGDATCVYYAVAGFFFGIASIMNLTGLAIVRFIVSLNLQSPNEKIGWRKVKLLCLWTWLYALVWAVFPFVGWGRYGPEPYGLSCSLAWGHMKHEGFSFVVSLFCLNLILPCVIIVFCYFGIAVKLYFTYRTSKSHSNRIPNIVKLHRRLLGIAVLMSLGFVVCWSPYAIVSMWSILHDSGSIPPEVSLLPCLFAKSSTVYNPLIYYVFSQSFRKEVKQLWLYFGSALCHVSNGDNATNNDANDDTSVYMVNAHAKTNVQVMSTLEEIPE, from the exons ATGGATATCTACAGCTCCACGCTGTCGTCGGCGGTGGACATCGGCGCCGGTTGTTATCTGCTGTTTGTGG CCGTCTTCTCCATCGTAGGAAACTTGCTGGTCCTCGTCATGGCGGTCAAGAGGTCGTCGAGGATGAAGCCGCCGGAGCTGCTGAGCGTGAATCTGGCGGTGACGGACCTGGGAGCGGCCATCAGCATGTACCCTCTGGCCGTGGCCTCCGCCTGGAAACACCGCTGGCTCGGGGGAGACGCCACTTGCGTTTACTACGCCGTGGCCGGGTTCTTCTTCGGCATCGCCAGCATCATGAACCTGACCGGCTTGGCCATCGTGCGCTTCATCGTGTCCCTCAATCTGCAGTCGCCCA atgaGAAGATCGGCTGGAGGAAGGTGAAGCTGCTGTGCTTGTGGACCTGGCTGTACGCTCTGGTCTGGGCCGTGTTCCCCTTCGTGGGCTGGGGGCGGTACGGCCCGGAGCCCTACGGCCTGTCCTGCTCCCTGGCCTGGGGGCACATGAAACACGAGGGCTTCTCCTTCGTCGTCTCCCTGTTCTGCCTCAACCTCATCCTGCCGTGCGTCATCATCGTCTTCTGCTACTTCGGCATCGCCGTCAAGCTCTATTTCACCTACAGGACGTCGAAGAGCCACAGCAACCGGATCCCCAATATTGTCAAGCTCCACCGGAGGCTGTTGGGG ATCGCCGTGCTCATGAGCTTAGGCTTCGTGGTCTGCTGGTCGCCCTACGCCATCGTAAGCATGTGGTCCATTTTACACGACAGCGGCAGCATCCCGCCGGAGGTCAGCCTCCTGCCGTGCTTGTTCGCCAAGAGCTCCACCGTCTACAACCCTCTGATCTACTACGTCTTCAGCCAGAGCTTCCGAAAGGAGGTGAAGCAGCTGTGGCTGTACTTCGGCTCCGCCCTTTGCCACGTCTCCAACGGCGACAACGCCACCAACAACGACGCCAACGACGACACCAGCGTTTACATGGTTAACGCCCACGCCAAGACCAACGTGCAAGTAATGTCTACTTTGGAAGAGATCCCGGAGTGA